The Synechococcus sp. M16.1 genome includes the window CAGTGGAGCCAAGGCTGCAAAGTCAGCCGTGCCGAAGTCCTGCTGCACCACCCGGGCTTTCACTGCGGCGTGGCTGTCGCAGCCCAGCTGATTCCAGATCTGCAGGCGCAGCGGATGGTCGGGCAGGCGTCCATCGGCCATGCGCAGGGTCAGCTGCAATCCCTGGTGGCCCAGATCAAAGGCCGAGCCGGCTCCATCGAGCAGCCATCCCCAGCCGCCACAGCGGTGTTCATGGCCGTTCTCGTCTCGGCCCAGCACGATCATTCCGGTGCCGCTGATCGCCAGGATTCCTGCGCCTTCAGGGATCGCACCTCGCAAGGCGGTGCGTTCGTCTCCGGTGACCAGCACCTTGGTCAAGCCTGTGTTAACACCGATGGCCAGGGCTTGCCCCACCAAACGTTCAGCACGCTGTTGCAGTGCCGTTCCGTGTTCGATGCCGCTGGCTCCCACAACGGCCGCCTGGATCACGCCATCGGGGTGATTTTTCAGGGCCTCCTGCGCACTGGCGCTGATCGCCTCGAGGAAACGACGCTCACCCTGGGGGGCATCCAGGTGGCTCACGCCGGGGCCCTCGCCTTCTCCAACAGGCTGGTGCACGCCGTTCTGAACCACGCTGAGGCGGCAGCGGGTGTGCGTCTGTCCGGCATCGAATCCAGCGAGCAGCTTCATGATTCCGTGGGTCGACTCACCAGGCTGGCCAGAGCAAACCAGCCGATCAACTGCACTTCGGGGCGGAAGAAGATTGTGTCGGTGCTGCCCTGCATCAGCAGGCCAGCGATGGCAGCGAGGCTGGCGATGGATGCCAAGGCGCTTGG containing:
- a CDS encoding BadF/BadG/BcrA/BcrD ATPase family protein, translated to MKLLAGFDAGQTHTRCRLSVVQNGVHQPVGEGEGPGVSHLDAPQGERRFLEAISASAQEALKNHPDGVIQAAVVGASGIEHGTALQQRAERLVGQALAIGVNTGLTKVLVTGDERTALRGAIPEGAGILAISGTGMIVLGRDENGHEHRCGGWGWLLDGAGSAFDLGHQGLQLTLRMADGRLPDHPLRLQIWNQLGCDSHAAVKARVVQQDFGTADFAALAPLVVEAAAKNCPGAEEIVKGSAAALSRCISTVAQQLSLRSPLVICHGGAVTHLQGFRTAVQQAIHQSIPEARWGKAKGDACDGALLMAEALSLRPR